One Setaria viridis chromosome 5, Setaria_viridis_v4.0, whole genome shotgun sequence genomic region harbors:
- the LOC117858954 gene encoding amino acid transporter AVT1I, with product MLSVPYALAQGGWLSLTLFALIGAVCSYTGELVGRCMSAGGSGAAVRSYPDIGQLAFGRPGRKAIGAVMYTELYLVAISFLILEGDNLDKLLPGTGVALPGGYLLRGKQLYTLVAAVVILPTTWLRDLSVLAYVSAVGLVASAALTASLVWAGVADHGFHARDSNVFSLAGLPTSLSLYFVCFSGHGVFPTVYTSMRNKKDFSKVLLASSLLCSLNYALTAVLGYLIYGDDVKSLVTLNLPSGKLYTRVAILTTLITPLAKYAVVIQPITAGIEEKLSLAAGQGTLTRAAISTAVLASTVVAACTVPFFGYLMSFIGSSLNVTVAVLFPCLSYLRIYMPRGRVRPAEVAAIVGILVIGVCVAVVGTYTSLHQIASTFS from the exons ATGCTGTCCGTGCCGTACGCCCTGGCGCAGGGCGGCTGGCTGAGCCTGACGCTCTTCGCCCTCATCGGCGCCGTCTGCTCCTACACCGGCGAGCTCGTCGGCCGCTGCAtgagcgccggcggcagcggcgccgccgtcagGAGCTACCCGGACATCGGGCAGCTCGCGTTCGGCCGACCCGGCAGGAAGGCCATCGGCGCCGTCATGTACACCGAGCTCTACCTCGTCGCCATCAGCTTCCTCATCCTCGAGGGCGACAACCTCGACAAGCTGCTCCCCGGCACGGGCGTCGCCCTTCCCGGCGGCTACCTCCTGCGAGGGAAGCAGCTCTacacgctcgtcgccgccgtcgtcataCTCCCGACGACGTGGCTCAGGGACCTAAGCGTGCTCGCCTACGTGTCGGCGGTCGGGCTCGTCGCGTCGGCCGCCCTGACAGCGTCCCTGGTCTGGGCCGGCGTGGCCGACCACGGCTTCCATGCCAGGGACAGCAACGTCTTCAGCCTCGCCGGGCTGCCCACCTCGCTCAGCCTGTACTTTGTCTGCTTCTCCGGCCACGGCGTCTTCCCGACCGTGTACACCTCGATGAGGAACAAGAAAGACTTCTCCAAA GTCCTGCTGGCTTCCTCGCTGCTCTGCAGCCTGAACTACGCGCTGACGGCTGTTCTAGGGTACCTGATCTACGGCGACGACGTGAAGTCGCTGGTGACACTGAACCTCCCCTCGGGGAAGCTGTACACGAGGGTGGCAATCCTGACGACCCTGATCACGCCGCTCGCCAAGTACGCGGTGGTCATCCAGCCCATCACGGCGGGGATAGAGGAGAAGCtgtcgctcgccgccggccagggCACCCTCACCAGGGCGGCCATCAGCACCGCCGTGCTCGCCAgcacggtggtggcggcgtgcaCGGTGCCCTTCTTCGGCTACCTCATGTCATTCATCGGGTCCTCGCTCAACGTCACGGTGGCCGTCCTGTTCCCGTGCCTGAGCTACCTCAGGATCTACATGCCCAGAGGAAGGGTTCGCCCCGCAGAGGTCGCGGCGATCGTCGGCATTCTGGTGATTGGAGTGTGCGTCGCCGTCGTGGGGACGTACACCTCCCTGCACCAGATTGCGAGCACGTTTTCATAG
- the LOC117858287 gene encoding calcineurin B-like protein 5 isoform X1: MGCIPTKHAGQSPDSLDRREAVALAAETSCEKVNLPDFVNIASGTPFTVSEVEALHDLFRKISNTVVKDNLIHKEEFHVALFRNKKKQNLFVDRLFDLFDQKGNGVIEFGEFVRSLSVFHPGAPEEQKAAFAFKLYDLRQTGFIERNELKEMVCALLDESELDITSDAVEMIVDRTFDQADTKGDGRIDQEEWTAFAKDNPYVLRNMTLPYLKDITMVFPSFVVHSEISEADMAAKPEM, encoded by the exons ATGGGGTGCATACCAACAAAGCATGCTGGTCAGTCGCCGGATTCACTGGATAGACGGGAAGCTGTAGCCCTTGCTGCTGAAACATCTTGTGAGAAAGTGAATCTTCCAGATTTTGTTAATATTGCTTCTGGAACACCGT TTACAGTAAGTGAAGTTGAGGCACTACATGACCTCTTCAGGAAAATAAGTAATACAGTTGTCAAAGATAATCTAATTCACAAG GAAGAATTCCATGTCGCTCTCTTTAGGAACAAGAAGAAGCAAAATCTTTTTGTTGATAGG TTATTTGACTTGTTTGATCAAAAAGGAAATGGTGTAATtgaatttggtgaatttgttcGATCTCTTAGTGTGTTTCATCCAGGTGCACCTGAAGAACAAAAAGCTGCAT TTGCATTTAAGTTGTATGACTTAAGGCAGACAGGCTTTATTGAACGGAATGAG TTAAAGGAGATGGTGTGTGCTCTGCTGGACGAATCAGAATTGGATATTACAAGTGATGCTGTCGAGATGATTGTTGATAGG ACATTTGACCAGGCTGACACAAAAGGTGATGGGAGGATCGATCAAGAAGAATGGACAGCATTTGCTAAAGATAATCCATATGTTCTAAGGAATATGACCCTTCCATACCTTAA GGACATCaccatggtattcccaagcttTGTGGTTCACTCAGAAATCAGTGAGGCAGACATGGCTGCCAAACCTGAAATGTAA
- the LOC117858287 gene encoding calcineurin B-like protein 5 isoform X2 codes for MGCIPTKHAGQSPDSLDRREAVALAAETSFTVSEVEALHDLFRKISNTVVKDNLIHKEEFHVALFRNKKKQNLFVDRLFDLFDQKGNGVIEFGEFVRSLSVFHPGAPEEQKAAFAFKLYDLRQTGFIERNELKEMVCALLDESELDITSDAVEMIVDRTFDQADTKGDGRIDQEEWTAFAKDNPYVLRNMTLPYLKDITMVFPSFVVHSEISEADMAAKPEM; via the exons ATGGGGTGCATACCAACAAAGCATGCTGGTCAGTCGCCGGATTCACTGGATAGACGGGAAGCTGTAGCCCTTGCTGCTGAAACATCTT TTACAGTAAGTGAAGTTGAGGCACTACATGACCTCTTCAGGAAAATAAGTAATACAGTTGTCAAAGATAATCTAATTCACAAG GAAGAATTCCATGTCGCTCTCTTTAGGAACAAGAAGAAGCAAAATCTTTTTGTTGATAGG TTATTTGACTTGTTTGATCAAAAAGGAAATGGTGTAATtgaatttggtgaatttgttcGATCTCTTAGTGTGTTTCATCCAGGTGCACCTGAAGAACAAAAAGCTGCAT TTGCATTTAAGTTGTATGACTTAAGGCAGACAGGCTTTATTGAACGGAATGAG TTAAAGGAGATGGTGTGTGCTCTGCTGGACGAATCAGAATTGGATATTACAAGTGATGCTGTCGAGATGATTGTTGATAGG ACATTTGACCAGGCTGACACAAAAGGTGATGGGAGGATCGATCAAGAAGAATGGACAGCATTTGCTAAAGATAATCCATATGTTCTAAGGAATATGACCCTTCCATACCTTAA GGACATCaccatggtattcccaagcttTGTGGTTCACTCAGAAATCAGTGAGGCAGACATGGCTGCCAAACCTGAAATGTAA